The Bos indicus x Bos taurus breed Angus x Brahman F1 hybrid chromosome 3, Bos_hybrid_MaternalHap_v2.0, whole genome shotgun sequence genome includes a window with the following:
- the LOC113886772 gene encoding trichohyalin-like — MSPLLRSIFNITKIFNQYASHDCDGTTLSKKDLKNLLEREFGDILRRPHDPETVDLVLELQDRDRDGLIDFHEFLAIVFKVAAACYYALGQASGLNEKEAKCEGKGNPLQDRRREDQRRFEPQNRQLEERRLKRQELEELAEEEELREQQVRREQRLQRRKQEECGEEEELQQRPKGREPEELLSREQSFERQEQRERQRLQVEQQQRQRGELRERQEEVQLQRRETQELQRERLEEEQQLQKQRRGREERLLEQERREQELRRKEQELLERQQEQQIREEVQSLQEDQERQRRKEEQRYDQNWKWQLEEESQRRRYTLYAKPAQREQVREEGQLRLEEEQLQREKRRQERERQYREVELQREEERLKQEEEQVQREEQLQREKREKRHQEPKKQYLEKVELQEEEQLQREEREKRRQERERQYLEKEELQRQEERLQREKEQLLREELEKRRQERERQYLEKVELQEEEQLQREEHEKRRQERDRQYLEKEELQRQEERLQREKEQLQREEREKRRQVLERKYLEEEELQREEDRLLREKQLLREEREKRLQGRERQYLEKVELQREEEQLQREKRRQERERQYREEELLREEERLHREEQQLQREECEKRRRQELERQLEEEELQRLDRKRQFRDEDQHQNEVRNNRVYAKHRENKEKSWQLDDSRVQESQFQQDRRPLQDEQEEKREREQERRSRQKRDRQFPAEQLLEREQQKETERRDRKFQEEEQLLKGEREEKIRYLEEDRKFRRLEGEQQLRQERDRKFREEEQLSRQERDRKFREEEHLLQEREEQLRRQERDRKFRKEEQQLRLLEREQQLRQERNRKFREEQLLREREEQLRRQERDRKFREEEQLLQERKELRRQEREHLLQEREEQLRRQERDRKFREEEQLLQEREELRRQERDRKFREEEQLLQERELRRQEREPQLRQERDRKFHEEEKLLQEREQQLRRQERDRKFREEEQLLQEKEKLRRQERDRKFREEEELLQEREEQLRRQERDRKFREEEQLLQQREELRRQEREPQFRRERDRKFREEEQLLQEREEQLRRQERDRKFREEEQLLQEREEQLRRQERDRKFREEEQLLQQREGLRRQEREPQLRQERDRKFREEEQLLQHREELRRQERDRKFQEEQLLREREEQQLRRQELEGVFSQEEQLRRAEQEEEQRRQRQRDRKFLEEEQSLQREREEEKRRVQEQDRKLLEQEEQLHREEQEELRRRQQLDQQYRAEEQFAREEKRRRQEQELRQEEQRRRQEQERKFREEEQLRRQQQEEQRLRQERDVQQSRRQVWEEDKGRRQVLEAGKRQFASAPVRSSPLYEYIQEQRSQYRP, encoded by the exons atgtctccACTTCTGAGAAGCATCTTTAATATCACTAAAATTTTCAATCAATATGCCTCACATGATTGTGATGGGACAACACTAAGCAAGAAAGACCTGAAGAATCTCCTTGAGAGGGAATTTGGAGATATCCTTCGG agaCCACACGACCCAGAAACGGTAGACCTGGTCCTGGAACTTCAGGATCGCGACCGTGACGGGCTCATCGATTTCCATGAATTCCTCGCGATCGTTTTCAAAGTGGCTGCAGCTTGTTATTATGCTCTCGGCCAGGCCTCGGGGCTAAATGAGAAGGAAGCCAAGTGTGAGGGAAAGGGAAACCCGTTACAAGATCGCAGGAGGGAAGACCAAAGGAGATTCGAGCCCCAAAACAGACAACTAGAAGAACGCAGGCTGAAGAGGCAGGAACTGGAGGAGCTCGCTGAGGAAGAGGAGCTGAGGGAGCAGCAAGTAAGACGTGAGCAGAGGCTGCAAAGGAGAAAACAAGAAGAGTGTGGTGAGGAGGAAGAGCTGCAGCAAAGGCCCAAGGGTCGGGAGCCAGAGGAGCTTCTGAGCCGAGAGCAAAGTTTCGAGAGGCAGGAGCAACGGGAACGACAGCGCCTCCAGGTGGAACAGCAACAGCGGCAAAGAGGAGAGCTGCGGGAGCGCCAGGAAGAAGTGCAGCTCCAAAGGCGGGAGACTCAGGAGCTCCAGAGGGAGCGTCTGGAGGAAGAGCAGCAACTGCAAAAGCAGAGGCGCGGGCGCGAGGAGCGGCTCTTGGAACAGGAGAGGCGGGAGCAGGAGCTGCGGCGCAAGGAGCAGGAGCTGCTCGAGagacagcaggagcagcagatCCGCGAGGAGGTGCAGAGCCTTCAAGAAGACCAGGAGAGGCAACGACGCAAGGAAGAGCAGCGCTACGACCAAAACTGGAAGTGGCAACTAGAGGAGGAAAGCCAGAGACGCCGCTACACACTGTACGCCAAGCCAGCTCAACGGGAGCAGGTGAGGGAGGAAGGGCAGCTGCGGCTTGAAGAGGAGCAGCTGCAGCGGGAGAAGAGGCGCCAGGAGCGAGAAAGGCAGTATCGGGAAGTGGAGCTGCAGAGGGAGGAAGAGCGACtaaagcaggaggaggagcaggtgcAGAGAGAGGAGCAGCTTCAGAGAGAGAAACGCGAGAAGAGGCACCAGGAGCCCAAGAAGCAGTATTTAGAGAAAGTGGAGCTgcaggaggaggagcagctgcAGAGAGAGGAACGAGAGAAGAGGCGCCAGGAGCGCGAGAGGCAGTACCTCGAGAAGGAGGAGCTGCAGCGGCAGGAAGAGCGATTGCAGAGAGAGAAGGAGCAGCTGCTGAGGGAGGAACTCGAGAAGAGGCGCCAGGAGCGCGAGAGGCAGTATCTAGAGAAAGTGGAGCTGCAGGAAGAGGAGCAGCTGCAGAGAGAGGAACACGAGAAGAGGCGCCAGGAGCGTGACAGGCAGTATCTCGAGAAGGAGGAGCTGCAGCGGCAGGAAGAGCGACTGCAGAGAGAGAAGGAGCAGCTGCAGAGAGAGGAACGCGAGAAGAGGCGCCAGGTGCTCGAGAGGAAGTATCTCGAGGAGGAGGAGCTGCAGCGGGAGGAAGACCGACTGCTGAGAGAGAAGCAGCTGCTGAGAGAGGAACGCGAGAAGAGGCTTCAGGGGCGCGAGAGACAGTATCTAGAGAAGGTGGAGCTGCAGCGGGAAGAGGAGCAgctgcagagagagaagaggcGCCAAGAGCGGGAAAGACAATATCGGGAAGAGGAGCTGCTGCGGGAGGAAGAGCGACTGCACAgagaggagcagcagctgcagagaGAGGAATGTGAGAAGAGGAGGCGCCAGGAGCTCGAGAGACAGCTagaggaggaggagctgcagCGCCTGGACAGGAAGAGGCAATTCCGGGATGAGGATCAGCACCAAAATGAAGTTCGTAATAACAGGGTTTACGCCAAACACcgagagaacaaagaaaagagCTGGCAACTGGATGATTCCCGGGTGCAGGAGAGTCAATTCCAGCAGGATCGGCGCCCCCTGCAGGAtgaacaagaagagaaaagagaacgcGAACAAGAGAGGAGGAGCCGGCAAAAGCGTGACAGGCAATTCCCAGCTGAACAACTGCTGGAGCGAGAGCAGCAAAAGGAAACCGAAAGGCGAGATAGGAAATTCCAAGAGGAAGAACAGCTGCtgaaaggggaaagagaggagaaaatacGCTATctggaagaagacagaaagttCCGCCGCCTGGAAGGCGAGCAACAGCTACGCCAGGAGCGAGATAGAAAATTCCGCGAGGAAGAACAACTGAGCCGCCAGGAACGAGACAGAAAATTCCGTGAGGAAGAGCATCTCCTGCAGGAAAGGGAAGAACAGCTGCGCCGCCAGGAACGCGACAGAAAGTTCCGCAAAGAGGAACAGCAGCTGCGCCTCCTGGAACGCGAGCAACAGCTACGCCAAGAACGAAACAGAAAATTCCGCGAAGAACAGCTcctgagagaaagggaagaacagCTGCGCCGCCAGGAACGCGACAGAAAGTTCCGTGAGGAGGAACAGCTCctgcaggaaagaaaagaactgcGCCGTCAGGAACGCGAACACCTCCTGCAAGAACGGGAAGAACAGCTGCGCCGCCAGGAGCGCGACAGGAAGTTCCGTGAGGAGGAACAGCTCCTGCAGGAAAGAGAAGAACTGCGCCGCCAGGAGCGCGACAGAAAGTTCCGTGAGGAGGAACAGCTCCTGCAGGAAAGAGAACTGCGCCGCCAGGAGCGCGAGCCACAACTTCGCCAGGAACGCGACAGAAAGTTCCATGAGGAGGAAAAGCTCCTGCAGGAAAGGGAACAACAGTTGCGCCGCCAGGAACGCGACAGAAAGTTCCGTGAGGAGGAACAGCTCctgcaagaaaaggaaaagctgcGCCGCCAGGAGCGCGACAGAAAGTTCCGTGAGGAGGAAGAGCTCCTGCAAGAAAGGGAAGAACAGCTGCGCCGCCAGGAGCGCGACAGAAAGTTCCGTGAGGAAGAACAGCTCCTGCAGCAAAGAGAAGAACTGCGCCGCCAGGAGCGCGAGCCACAATTTCGCCGGGAACGCGACAGAAAGTTCCGTGAGGAGGAACAGCTCCTGCAAGAACGGGAAGAACAGCTGCGCCGCCAGGAGCGCGACAGAAAGTTCCGTGAGGAGGAACAGCTCCTGCAAGAAAGGGAAGAACAGCTGCGCCGCCAGGAGCGCGACAGAAAGTTCCGTGAGGAAGAACAGCTCCTGCAGCAAAGAGAAGGACTGCGCCGCCAGGAGCGCGAGCCACAACTTCGCCAGGAGCGCGACAGAAAGTTCCGTGAGGAAGAACAACTCCTGCAGCATAGAGAAGAACTGCGCCGCCAGGAGCGCGACAGAAAGTTCCAAGAAGAACAGCTCCtcagagaaagggaagaacagCAGCTGCGCCGTCAGGAACTTGAGGGGGTCTTCTCCCAGGAGGAACAACTGAGGCGCGCCGAGCAAGAGGAAGAACAGCGACgtcagaggcagagagacaggaagTTCCTCGAGGAAGAGCAGAGCCTCCAGCGCGAGCGAGAGGAAGAGAAGCGCCGCGTCCAGGAGCAGGACAGGAAGCTCCTCGAGCAAGAAGAGCAGCTGCACCGCGAGGAGCAGGAAGAGCTGAGGCGCCGGCAGCAGCTAGACCAGCAGTACCGGGCGGAGGAGCAGTTTGCTAGGGAGGAGAAGAGGCGTCGTCAGGAACAAGAATTGAGGCAAGAAGAGCAGAGACGCCGCCAGGAGCAGGAGAGGAAATTCCGGGAAGAAGAACAGCTCCGCCGCCAGCAGCAGGAGGAGCAGAGGCTTCGCCAAGAGCGCGACGTGCAGCAGAGCCGCCGCCAAGTGTGGGAGGAAGACAAGGGCCGCCGGCAGGTCCTGGAGGCTGGCAAGCGGCAGTTTGCCAGTGCCCCAGTGCGCTCCAGTCCGCTCTACGAGTACATCCAAGAGCAGAGATCCCAGTACCGCCCTTAA
- the TCHHL1 gene encoding trichohyalin-like protein 1 → MPQLLRDILCVIETFHKYAREDAATLTCTELKQLIQSEFEDIFQPCAIHAVERNLNLLNIDSNGAISFDEFVLAIFSFLNVCYLDTQSLLNSEPRQVSKPEGMPHDMGLQVTNETDQWTEGTSQTQDKVVLPSGTASSTHLSLEERAVEHNRVDPQGHTTAHKLPVETSEHSDSKNQHLKGDEQSQKVDQDVSATGDSRTQRETSKPMAGSEQISSHTKGEGQNKEILQKGDILARKQSGTETGGRFGEQEGSLGILHSPLEETTQRPGGSSEDQEVAGEKGVKGHPKSQEPSVQGKDEPSSEHVDLPKQAAARKPSQTQKSAAAKDESRTAETPEPPIQEKEYETRDLSVQGENRNVSETPMVRVERKGVRGPEVHQTVGQKQIEEKTQPPALEEPTEDKKYHELQESSKEKNAGEDSETHELNSEGGEQKDSESEGAISPGEEARHAEEGTAEALVNSKNAPEAEGTPGTRERIWELTTLENQSGEKNKMTTKIHDKLVKEDDGYQGEGSEPVATQNDERSPETPNSLTAEDGDSNSETSDLFVQGDSQSQTNPFRGSVQGSDSNNPETQKHLALSEEKRVQEAAVLAVRGEDEQVTEEHAQEHEGQGSATTGRGPAVEPRGHSDTQVFIVRDENTKSLEPGIPGAPNAGITKQLSVRQLPTKKDSRKELKDQSPSTKKEEDGALEAQEDLVKSLDENNAVSQKTCPATLEEETESPQQLAGEQSLSTKEHDPSVSESGLEERMQKDQELCLVERGAEHSSPLYEALQEKMLQQTNVTQGEHQNQAQTASVASPEIHRNQSSASLTNDSSDGLVFFIDRQALQKYIREFLPDEDPTGAQQISAPQALEDKQGRPQREELEPQKEASAPKQ, encoded by the exons ATGCCTCAGCTCCTGAGAGACATCCTCTGTGTAATTGAGACATTCCACAAGTACGCCAGGGAGGATGCAGCGACGCTGACCTGCACAGAGCTGAAACAGCTCATCCAGAGCGAATTTGAGGACATTTTTCAG CCATGTGCCATCCACGCTGTGGAGAGAAACTTGAATCTTCTGAATATCGACAGTAATGGCGCCATCAGCTTTGATGAATTTGTTCTTGCAATCTTCAGCTTTTTGAATGTCTGTTACCTTGACACACAGTCATTACTAAACTCAGAACCAAGACAAGTATCTAAACCAGAGGGGATGCCACATGATATGGGTCTTCAGGTGACGAATGAAACTGACCAGTGGACAGAAGGAACTTCACAAACTCAAGACAAAGTGGTGCTTCCTTCAGGAACGGCATCATCAACTCATCTCAGCCTCGAAGAGAGAGCAGTTGAACACAATAGGGTGGACCCACAGGGACATACCACAGCTCACAAACTACCAGTAGAAACGTCTGAACACAGTGACTCTAAGAACCAACATCTGAAAGGAGATGAACAGAGCCAGAAAGTGGACCAAGATGTATCAGCAACAGGTGACAGTAGAACCCAACGTGAGACAAGTAAGCCAATGGCAGGATCAGAACAGATCAGCAGTCACACAAAGGGGGAGGGACAGAATAAGGAGATTCTCCAGAAGGGAGATATACTAGCCAGGAAACAAAGTGGCACTGAGACAGGAGGACGGTTTGGAGAACAGGAAGGGAGCTTGGGAATCCTGCATTCTCCACTGGAAGAAACCACACAGAGGCCTGGTGGATCATCTGAGGATCAGGAAGTTGCAGGAGAGAAGGGTGTTAAGGGACACCCTAAATCACAAGAACCATCAGTACAGGGAAAAGATGAGCCCAGTTCAGAACATGTCGACCTGCCAAAACAAGCTGCTGCTCGGAAACCATCTCAGACACAGAAATCAGCTGCTGCCAAGGATGAAAGTAGAACAGCTGAGACTCCAGAACCACCCATacaagaaaaagaatatgaaacaagGGACTTGTCAGTCCAAGGTGAGAACAGAAATGTTTCAGAAACACCCATGGTTAGAGTTGAAAGGAAGGGTGTAAGAGGTCCAGAGGTCCATCAAACAGTAGGGCAGAAACAAATTGAGGAAAAAACTCAGCCACCAGCTCTGGAAGAGCCAACAGAAGATAAGAAGTATCATGAACTCCAGGAATCatcaaaagaaaagaatgctggagaagattctgagACACATGAGTTAAACTCAGAAGGAGGAGAACAGAAAGATTCCGAAAGTGAAGGAGCCATCAGCCCAGGAGAAGAGGCAAGACATGCTGAGGAAGGCACAGCAGAAGCACTTGTGAACAGTAAAAATGCCCCTGAAGCAGAAGGGACACCAGGAACAAGAGAAAGAATATGGGAGTTGACAACACTTGAGAACCaatctggagaaaaaaataagatgaccACCAAAATTCATGACAAGTTGGTCAAGGAAGATGACGGCTACCAGGGGGAAGGTTCTGAGCCAGTGGCCACACAGAATGATGAGAGGTCTCCTGAAACCCCCAACAGCCTGACTGCAGAGGATGGTGACAGCAACTCAGAGACAAGTGATCTGTTTGTGCAAGGGGATTCCCAAAGTCAAACAAACCCATTCAGAGGGTCTGTGCAAGGAAGTGACAGTAATAACCCAGAAACTCAGAAACACTTAGCACTGAGTGAGGAAAAGAGAGTTCAGGAGGCAGCAGTGCTGGCAGTCAGAGGAGAGGATGAGCAGGTCACAGAGGAACATGCACAGGAGCACGAGGGTCAGGGCTCAGCGACAACAGGCCGAGGCCCAGCTGTGGAGCCCAGGGGACACTCCGACACGCAGGTGTTCATAGTGAGAGATGAAAACACAAAGTCCCTGGAGCCAGGGATCCCAGGTGCCCCAAATGCAGGCATCACCAAACAGCTTTCCGTAAGGCAACTCCCTACAAAGAAAGACAGTAGAAAAGAGCTAAAGGACCAGAGCCCAAGTACCAAAAAAGAGGAAGATGGAGCCCTAGAAGCCCAGGAGGATTTAGTAAAAAGTCTGGATGAGAACAATGCAGTCTCCCAAAAGACATGCCCTGCAACACTGGAGGAGGAGACTGAAAGCCCCCAACAGCTGGCAGGAGAACAAAGTCTCTCTACAAAAGAACATGATccttcagtctctgagtcaggcCTTGAAGAGAGGATGCAGAAAGACCAAGAACTCTGTTTGGTGGAGAGAGGTGCAGAACACTCTAGTCCCCTGTACGAGGCCCTGCAGGAGAAGATGCTGCAGCAAACAAACGTAACCCAAGGGGAGCATCAAAATCAAGCTCAGACAGCCAGTGTAGCAAGCCCAGAGATCCACAGAAACCAGTCGAGTGCATCCCTCACCAATGACAGCTCAGATGGTCTTGTCTTTTTTATTGACAGACAAGCACTACAAAAGTACATCAGGGAGTTTCTGCCTGATGAGGATCCTACTGGTGCACAGCAAATATCAGCTCCCCAGGCCTTGGAAGATAAGCAGGGT